One window of the Dermacentor andersoni chromosome 10, qqDerAnde1_hic_scaffold, whole genome shotgun sequence genome contains the following:
- the LOC126543603 gene encoding juvenile hormone acid O-methyltransferase-like — translation MRHHNRRNRQPGSQKTAVVDTKAAMESTSDDSSTKAAEQGGHPPARENKNLDTPVLLTPQYYAHNNGFQRKFSNWVLDFCQALFRRETDETQQFLDLGCGTGDFTRECLLPRCLPCRRMVAVDLSADMIDYARSHWVHDALEFRKLDITVDEHVADLLGEYGAFDRVYSFHCLHWALNQPAALKNVARLLKPGGECLLVFHASLQAMDVCRNITKIERWSKYAPVVDRFVPATQDMDDCERIEYASKLLKEAGLSPSILELPRCTVFDGCSLDTLLGVYITLNPVADILPDEEKMAAVKDTVELIRTMHSSDADKSRYRVYVIKASKM, via the exons ATGCGGCACCACAACAGGAGAAACCGCCAGCCAGGAAGCCAGAAGACCGCCGTAG TGGACACCAAGGCCGCGATGGAAAGCACATCGGACGATTCAAGCACGAAGGCCGCAGAACAAGGTGGCCACCCCCCTGCCCGCGAGAACAAAAACCTCGACACTCCGGTTCTTTTGACCCCGCAGTACTATGCGCATAATAACGGCTTCCAGAGGAAGTTCAGCAACTGGGTTCTGGACTTCTGCCAGGCCCTGTTTCGCCGAGAGACCGACGAGACGCAGCAGTTCCTGGACCTCGGCTGCGGCACTGGAGACTTCACGCGGGAGTGCCTCCTTCCTCGATGCCTGCCATGCCGGAGGATGGTGGCCGTGGACCTGTCGGCGGACATGATCGACTACGCCAGGAGTCATTGGGTCCACGATGCACTGGAATTCAGAAAGCTGGACATCACTGTCGACGAACACGTCGCGGATCTCCTAG GCGAGTATGGTGCTTTCGACAGGGTCTACTCCTTCCACTGCCTGCACTGGGCGCTCAATCAGCCGGCTGCTTTGAAGAACGTGGCTCGGCTCCTGAAGCCTGGAGGGGAGTGTCTCCTGGTATTCCATGCTTCCCTCCAAGCCATGGACGTCTGCCGCAACATCACCAAAATTGAGCGGTGGAGCAAGTACGCACCG GTGGTCGACCGCTTCGTTCCAGCAACGCAAGACATGGACGACTGCGAACGCATCGAATACGCTTCAAAACTCCTCAAAGAAGCTGGTCTATCGCCGAGTATCCTGGAGCTGCCGCGCTGCACAGTTTTTGATGGCTGCAGCTTGGATACACTCCTCG GTGTATATATTACCCTAAACCCGGTCGCCGACATCCTTCCTGACGAGGAGAAAATGGCGGCAGTCAAGGACACTGTAGAGCTCATCCGAACAATGCACTCCTCAGATGCCGACAAGTCGCGCTATCGCGTATACGTCATCAAGGCATCCAAAATGTAA